The Herbiconiux sp. A18JL235 region CCGATCTCCTCCGCGACCCCCGGCAGCAGCGTCCCCACCGTCGCCCCCGGATGCACGAGCGGCGGGAACACCCCCCGCGGATAACCGAGGCGGCTGATGAGCGCGTCGTCCCACTGCCCCGTCGTCACGTCGACGAGCCCGGTCGTCGACGCATTGGTCACCTCGGCGCGACGCGCCCCGGTGAGCCAGAACGCCAGCAGGTCGGGCACGAGCAGCATCGTGTCGGCGCGCTCGAGCCAGCCGCCCTCCTTCTCGGCGGCGAGCTGGTAGAGCGTGTTGAAGGGAAGGAACTGCAACCCGTTCGCCCCGTAGAGCTCGTCGAACCCGACGACCGAGTGCACGAGGTCGACACCGCGAGAGGTGCGGTCGTCGCGGTAGTGGAAGGGTGCGCCGAGCATGCGGTCGCCGTCGAGGAGGGCGTAGTCGACTGCCCACGAGTCGATGCCGATGCTGCGGAGGCCAGGCTCCTCGCGCACCGCCGAGCCGAGACCGGCGACGACGTTGCGGTACAGCTCGAGGATGTTCCAGTGCAGCCCGTCGACCGTGCGCACGGGCTGGTTCGGGAACCGCGCCACCGGCACGAGCCGCAGCTCGTCGTGCCCGAGGTACCCGAGCATCACCCGCCCGCTCGTCGCCCCGAGGTCGACGGCGGCCACCGCATCCGTCATCGTGCCGCCACCCGTCCCGCGCGCCCCACGCGCCCTCCTCGCGAGTCGCCGAGATCCGGGCTCCACGAGCGATTTCGGCCCGGATCCTGGCAAGTCGCGAGGAGGATGTGCACGGCGCCCATCAGCGCAGGAAGGCGGCGGCGACGCCGGCGTCGACGGGGATGTGCAGGCCCGTGGTGTGGGTGAGGTCGGAACCTGTGAGCACCGCCACCGCGTTGGCCACGTGGTCGGGCAGCACCTCGCGCTTCAGCAGGGTGCGCTGGGCGTAGTAGGCGCCGAGCTCCTCCTCGGGAACGCCGTAGACCGCCGCGCGCTTCGCGCCCCAGCCGCCGGCGAAGATGCCCGATCCGCGCACGACCCCGTCGGGGTTGATGCCGTTCACCTTCACCCCGTACTCGCCGAGCTCGGCGGCCAGCAGCCGCACCTGGTGGGCCTGGTCGGCCTTGGTCGCCGAGTAGGCGATGTTGTTGGGGCCGGCGAACACCGAGTTCTTCGACGAGATGTAGACGATGTCGCCGCCGAGGTCTTGCTCGATGAGCACACGCGCCGCCGCCTTCGACACCAGGAACGAGCCCTTCGCCATGACGTCGTGCTGCAGGTCCCAGTCGGCCTCCGTGGTCTCGAGCAGGGGCTTCGAGATCGACAGGCCGGCGTTGTTGACGACGAGGTCGAGCCCGCCGAACTGCAGCAGCGCGGCCTGGATGCCTGCGGCGATGTCGGCCTCGCTCGTGACGTTCGCCTGCACGCCGATGGAGACATCCGTGCCGCCCAATTCGGCTGCCGCCGCCTGCGCCTTCTCCAGGTCGAGGTCGGCGATCACGACGCAGGCGCCCTCGGCGGCGAGCCGGGTGGCGATCGCCTTGCCGATGCCGGAGGCCGCACCAGTGACGAGCGCGATGCGGGTGGCGTGCGACTTCGGCTTCGGCATCCGCTGCAGCTTCGCCTCCTCGAGCGCCCAGTACTCGATGCGGAACTTCTCCGCCTCGTCGATCGGCGCGTAGGTCGAGAGCGCCTCGGCCCCGCGCATCACGTTGATGGCGTTGATGTAGAACTCGCCGGCGACGCGCGCGGTCTGCTTGTTGGCGCCGTACGAGAACATGCCGACACCGGGCACCAGCACGATCGCCGGGTCGGCGCCGCGCAGCGCGGGGCTGTCGGCGTCGGCGTGCCTGTCGTAGTAGGCCTGGTAGTCGGCGCGGTACTCCTCGTGCAGCTCCTTGAGGCGCGCGATCGAGTCTTCGACGGAGGCGTCGGCCGGGAGATCGAGCACGAGCGGCTTCACCTTGGTGCGCAGGAAGTGGTCGGGGCAGCTGGTGCCGAGGGCGGCGAGCCGCGGATGCTCGGCACTCGCCAGGAAGTCGAGCACGACCTCGGCGTCGGTGAACGAGCCCACCTGCGCCTTGTCGGTCGAGGCGATGCCTCGGATGGTGGGGGCGAGTGCTGCAGCCTTGGCGCGGCGCTCGGCCTCGGGCAGTGCACCGTACCCGTCGAGGGCAGGGCCGAACGGCTCCGGCCGGCCGTGCTCGGCGATGTAGGCGGCGGCGGTGTCGATGATCCAGAGCGAGTTGCGCTCCGACTCCTCGCTCGTGTCTCCCCACGCGGTGATGCCGTGACCGCCCAGGATGCAGCCGACCGCATCCGGGTTCGACGCCTTGATGGCGGCGATGTCGAGGCCGAGCTGGAAGCCCGGGCGGCGCCAGGGCACCCACACCACCTTGTCGCCGAAGATCTTCCGGGTGAGTTCCTCGCCGTCGGCGGCGGTGGCGATGGCGATTCCCGAGTCGGGGTGCAGGTGGTCGACGTGGGCGGCGTCGACGAGGCCGTGCATGGCGGTGTCGATGCTGGGGGCGGCGCCGCCCTTGCCGAAGAGGGTGTGGTCGAAGGCGGCGACCATCTCGTCTTCGCGGTCGACACCGGGGTAGACGTTCTGCAGTGCGCGCAGGCGGTCGACCCGCAGCACGGCGAGGCCCGCCTCGGTGAGCGTGCCGAGGTCGCCGCCCGAGCCCTTCACCCACATCAGCTCGACGGGCTCGCCGGTGACCGGGTCGATCTCGGTGCCCTTGGCGCTCGTGTTGCCGCCGGCGTAGTTGGTGTTCTTGGGGTCGGAACCGAGGCGGTTCGACCGGGCGATGAGATCGGATGCTGCGGGGGAGGTCATGGATGCTCCAAGGCGTTCGTGTGAGCTGATGTGAACTTCACAAAACATAACAGGGTGGATGCGCGGGCGTCAATGCGCGTCGGGTCGGCGTTGCGCGCGGCGCGCGCGGGCCGGCGGGCGCGGCGTCAGCGGAGTTCGACGAGGGGGCGGAGCGCTTCGAGGAGGGGGTGACCCGGGTCGAGTTCGGTGACCACGATGTCGATCGAGGCCCAGGGGAGGCCCGCCGCGGTGGCGTGCTGGCCGAGCTTGGCCGAGGCGATGAGCAGCACGGTCTCGCGCGAGGCGCGGGCCATCTCGCGCTTGACCTGCCCCTCCTCCACGATGGTCTCGCTGGTGCCGCGCTCGAGGTCGGCGGCTGAGGCCGAGGTGAAGAAGCGGTCGTAGTTGAACAGGGCGGCAGCGGCGCACGCCACCGGGCCCACGAAGCTGTCGGTGCGGGGCTCGAGTTCTCCTCCGAGCAGGATCGCTCGCGCGCCGTGCACAGATCGGGCGCGGGAGTGGTTGTGGGCGGAGTTCGTCGCGATGACGAGGTCGGTCACACCGCGCACCTGGGCGAGCAGGTGCGCCGAGGTCGAGGAGGCGTCGACTGCGATGGCCCCGCTCGTCGGCACCAGATCGGCGGCCTTCCGGGCGATCTCGGTCTTCGCGAGGTCGTCGACCGCCTGCCGTTCGTCGAACGACTGCGCCTTCACCGTGGCGACGGCTCCCCCGCGCACGCGCACCACGACACCCTCGAGCTCGAGCGCTTCGAGGTCGCGACGCACCGTCATGGTCGAGACGCCGAGCTCGGCCGCCGCCTCCTCGAGCCGGATCACCCCGTGCTTCTGCAACCGCGCGAGCAGCAGCTCACGCCGCTCCGCCCCGATCACCGACGCCATCCACCGCCCCTCTCCGCACTCCGCCTACGCCCGACGGTACCGGATGCCTGTCGCAGTCACCGGCCGACGCCACGCTACGCGCCCGTCCGCCGCAGCACGCCCGCGCGCCGCTGCGTACCAGCCCGCCGCAGCGCGCTGCGGCGCGCAACCGGCACGACGAAGGGGATTCCGCCGTGCACCCACCACGATGCACGGCGGAAACCGGGGGCCGGGCGCTACGCGCCCCAGCCGGCCTGCACGCCGTCGGCGCGCTCGGCCACGATCTTCTCCTGGTAGCCCGAGGCCTTGAACGCGGCGATCGGGTCGGCGGGCAGCCCGCGCGACTCACGCCACGAGGCGAGGGCGGGGCGCACGTCGGTGTAGAACGCGTCCATGAGGATGGCGTTCGCCCCGAGCACGTCGTTCTCGTTCTGCGCCGCGAGGAGAGCCTCTCGGTCGACCAGCAGCGCACGCGCGGTCATCTCCTGCACGTTGAGCACGCTGCGCAGCTGCCCCACGATCTTCTCCTCGACATTGTGGCACTGGTCGAGCATGAACGCCACGGGTGACCCCACGTCGTAGCCGCCCCCGCGCACCACCTCGAACAGGATGCGGAACAGCTGGAACGGGTCGGCCGCCCCCACGATGAGGTCATCGTCGGCGTAGAACCTGGAGTTGAAGTCGAACGAGCCGAGCTTTCCGAGCCGCAGCAGCTGCGCCACGATGAACTCGATGTTGGTGCCGGGAGCGTGGTGCCCCGTGTCGAGGCACGTGAACGCCCGGTCACCGAGCGCCGAGACGTGCGCGAACGAGGTACCCCAGTCGGGAACGTCGGTGTGGTAGAACGCCGGCTCGAAGAACTTGTACTCGAGCACCAGCCGCTGCGACTCCCCGAGGGCGTCGTAGATCTCGCGCAGCGACTCCGCCAGCCAGTCCTGCCGCGAACGGATGTCGCCCTGCCCCGGGTAGTTGGTGCCGTCGGCGAGCCAGATCTTGAGGTCCTGCGAGCCGGTCTGATGCATGATCTCGATGCACTCGAGGTGATGGTCGATCGCCTGCCGGCGCACCGCGGCATCCGACGAGGTGAGCGACCCGAACTTGTAGACGTCGCTCTGGAACGTGTTGGAGTTCACCGTGCCGAGCTCGACGCCCTGGTCGTTCGCGAAGGCGCGGAGGGCCGCGTAGTCGTCGACCATGTCCCAGGGGATGTGGATGGCCACCTTCGGCGCGAGGCCGGAGTACCGGTTCACCTGCGCGGCGTCGGCGATCTTCTCCTCGGGCGTGCGCGGCGTGCCGGGGGTGCCGAACACCTTGAAGCGCGTGCCGGAGTTGCCGAACGCCCAGGAGGGCAGCTCGATGGCCTGCCGCTCGAGGTCGGCGGCGATGTCGGTGAAGGTCACCATGATGTTCTCGTTTCGTCGGGGGTGGGTTCAGAGGTCGGATGCGGGGAGCTGGTCTTCGAGGTGGAACACCTCGGTGAGGCGCACGAACCCGGTGTCGGGGGCCCCCTCGAGCTCCACGAAGAACTCGCTCATCTCGGCCTGCCAGCGGGCATTGACCTCGGTCTGCGCCATCCCGGCCTGGGCGGCTTCGAGCGAGGGTGTCTCGAAGTAGCCGATGAGCAGGCCGTCGTCGCGCAAGAAGAGGGAGTAGTTGCTCCATCCGTTCGCCGCCAACGCACGAGCCATCTCGGGCCAGATCGCCGCGTGCCGCGCCGTGTACTCCTCGATGCGTTCGGGCTTCACCTGCAACTGGAAGCACACGCGCTCGTCCACCGCTTCCTCCTGTCGACCTCGATGTCATTGAATCGTTTTACCGCTCGAGTGATGACATTAGGTGATGTTCGCGGGAATCGTCAAGCGGAGAGCAACCTCAGCGCCCGATATCCTGATGAAACGTTCAACGACCCGCATCGAGAGGGGGCAGCATGGCCACCGCCAACGTGCGCGACGTCGCCGCGCTCGCGAACGTCTCGGTGGGCACCGTCTCGAACGTGCTCAACCACTCGAAGCCCGTCTCCCCCGACACCGAGCGTCGCGTGCTCGACGCCATCGACAAACTCGGCTTCGTGCGCAACGACGCCGCCCGTCAGCTCCGCATGGGCCGCAGCCGCACGGTCGGGTTCATGGTGCTCGACGTGGCGAACCCCTTCTTCACCGATGTCGCCCGCGGCGCCGAAGACACGCTCGCGCCGCTCGGCCGGCCCCTCCTCCTCGGCAACAGCGGCGATGCGCGGGGCCGCGAGCTGGCGTATCTCGACCTGTTCGAGGAGCAACGCGTCGCCGGCCTCCTCATCACCCCCGTCGGTCAGGTGCACTCGCGGCTGATCCGGCTGCGCGAACGCGGCTCCCCCGTCGTGCTCGTCGACCGGCACGACAACGGCCGCTCGTTCAGCTCCGTCTCGGTCGACGACCGGCGCGGCGGCGAACTCGCCGCCGCGCACCTGCTCGACCTGGGGCGCACGCGCGTGGCGTTCCTCGGCGGCCCCGCGAGCATCCTGCAGGTGGAGCAGCGCGCGCGAGGAGCAGCGGATGCGGTGCGCACGCGGGCGGGCCGGGCCACCTTGCGCGTGCTCGAGCAGGAGACGATGAACGCCGAGGGCGGCCGGGCCGGCGCGGAACGGCTGCTGGCCCTGCCCGCTGCCGAGCGCCCCGACGCCATCTTCGCCGCGAACGACCTCATGGCGCTCGGGGTGCTGCAGGCGCTCACCTTCGCCGGCGTGCGGGTGCCCGACGACATCGCCCTCATCGGCTACGACGACATCTTCTACGCGGCGACCGCCGCCGTACCGCTGTCGTCGGTGCGCCAGCCCGCGCGCGAGATGGGCCGCGCCGCCGCCGACCTCCTCCTGCACGAGATCGACGCCCCCACCCCGCCCACCGAGTACCGCCACGTCACCTTCTCCCCCGAGCTCGTCGTGCGCGACTCCACCGCGGGCCGCCCCACCCCCTGAGCCCCCCACCCCGCGCGTCCCGCGCGCCGCGAGAGAGCGCAAAACGCCCCCTCACGTGGGCGGAGGGGGCGTTTTGCGCTCTTTCGCGCGGGTGGAGGGGGCGTTTCGTGCACTCTCGCGCTGGGCGAGCGGCGGGGCGCGCGCCGCGCGTCAGCGCGCGGTGTACCCCCCGTCGAGCGGCAGGTTGACGCCCGTCACCCACGCGGCCTCGTCGGAGGCGAGGTACAGCACCGCGTACGCCACCTCCACGGGCCGGCCGAGCCGGCGGATCGACTGGTTCGCCGTCATCATCTCCTCGTACGCGGGCAGCCCGCCCGGGTACTCCGCGGCGATGCCCTCGACGAGCGGCGTGAGCACCGTCGACGGGTGCACCGAGTTCACCCGGATGCCGTAGCGGCCGTAGGATGCGGCATCCTGCTTCGTCTGCATCGTCACCGCCCCCTTCGCCACGTGGTACGGGGTGAACTCGTCGTTGCCGATGAGCCCGTAGATCGACGAGAAGTTCACGATCGACCCGCCGCCGCGCTCGATGAGGTGGGGCACGGCGTGCTTCGTGGCGAAGAACACGCCCTTCACGTCGACGGCGAAGAGCGCGTCCCACTCCTCCTCGGTCACCTCGTGCGTCGGCTTGTCGACCCCGATGATGCCGGCGCAGTTCACCAGCACGTCGAGCCCACCGAAGCGGTCGACGGCGGCCGAGACGGCGGATGCGACGCTCGCCTCCCGAGACACGTCCATCTCGTAGAACTCGGCGACGCCTCCGGATGCGGTGATCGACGACACCACCGACGCACCGAGCGAGGCGTTGAAGTCGGTCACCGCCACCGAGGCGCCCTCGGCGGCGAAGAGCTCGGCCGTGGCCGCGCCCATGCCGGAGGCACCCCCGGTGATGAGCGCGACCTTGCCCTCTAGGCGGCCCGTCACGCCGTGGCCCCCGCGGTCTCCCGCGAAGCCGAGCCCGAGCCCGACGCAACAGGCGACCACAGCAGCGACGCGTAGCCCGACTCCTCGAGCTCCTTGCAGTGCTGCTGGTACACCTGCCCGCCGCCCATGTACACCTGGAACTCCTCGGCCTTCCCGGGCACGTTCTCGCCGAGGAACCAGGCCTTGGCCTTCTTGCCCTCGGAGTACATCACCGTCGCCTTGCCGGTGCGCTCGGCCTCGGCGGCCCACCACTCCTCCGATTCCGGCGTGGCCTCGAAGCGCTCGACGCCGTTCGACTCGGCCCAGGCCAGCGCCCGCTGCAGCCATTGCGCGCCGAGCTGGATGGGCACGACGAGGTTCGAGTACGGCGTCTGCGGCCCGAGCGACATGAAGAAGTTGGGGAACCCGTTGGCGTTGATGCCGAGATTCGACTTCAGTCCGTCCTCCTGCCACTTCTCGCGCAGGGTGCGCCCGCCGCGGCCCTTGATGTCGATGTTGGTGAGCGTGCCGGTCATGGCGTCGAATCCGGTGGCGAAGATGATGACGTCGAGCTCGTACTCGGTGTCGCCCACCTTCACGCCCTTCTCCGTGATTGCCGTGATCGGCACCGACTCGGTGTCGACGAGGTGCACGTGCGGCAGGTTGAAGGTGTTGTAGTAGCCGTGACCCGTGGGCACGCGCTTGCCGTTGAAGGAGTACGTCGTCGGCGACAGCAGCTCGGCCGTCGCCGGGTCTTTCACGATCTCGCGGATCTTCGACCTGATGAACTCCGACGCCAGCTCCGACGCCTCGTGGTTCGTGGCGAGGTCGTTGAAGCACTCGTTGGCGAAGTGGAACCCGCCCTCGTTCCACTTCGACTCGAAGATGCGCCGGCGCTCCTCGTCGGAGACCTCGAGGGCGCTGTGCTCGGCCGGCTCCATCGCCACGCCGAACGGATGCGCTGCCGCCTTCGCGTAGATCTCGTCGTAGTGCTCGCGGGTGTACTGCATCTCCTCGGTGGAGACCGCGTCGTTGTTGGTCTCGACGATGAAGTTCGGGGTGCGCTGGAAGACGAAGAACTCGTCGACCTCGGGGGCGATGACGGGCACGATCTGGATGCCGGAGGCGCCGAGCCCGATGAGCCCCACCTTCTTGCCCGAGAGGTCGACGCCCTCGCGCGGCCAGTGGGCCGTGTGGTACTTCTCGCCCCTGAAGCTGTCGATTCCGGGGATGTCGGGGTAGATCGCCTGCGAGAGCACGCCCATGCCGCTGACCAGGTACTTCGTGGTGAGCGTCGATCCGTCGGCGAACGACACCGTCCAGAGGTTCGCGTCTTCGTCGTACTCCGCGGAGTCGACGCGGGCGTTCAGCCTGATGTCCTTCCGCAGGTCGAGGCGGTCGGCGACGAAGTTGAGGTAGGAGAGCACCTCGGCACCGGCCGGGTAGCGCTGGGTCCAGGTCCACTCCTCGCGCACCTCCTTCGAGAACGAGAAGGAGTAGTAGCTGAACTCGCTGTCGGTGCGCACGCCCGGGTAGCGGTTCACCCACCAGGTGCCGCCGATGCCGTCTTCGCCGTCGACGACGAGCGTCTTCAGCCCGATCTCGCGCAGGTGGTGGAGGAGGGCGAGGCCGGAGAAGCCGGCCCCGATGACCACGGCATCGTAGTCACGGGTGGTGTCGGTCATGTCGGTGTTCCTTTCAGGTGGTGCGAAGCGGTGACGTGGGGTGAGCGCATGCTCGGGTTCGGATGCGCGGATGCTCGGGGTTCAGTGGGCGCGATACCAGGCGGCGATCGCCTCGATCGACTCGTCGGCCGGGGTGTGGTTCCCCGCCTGCAGCGGGTACACGTGCTGCTGGCCCTCGCCGATGTCGAAGGTGACGTCGACGCCGGCGGCGCGGGCCCGCGCATCCAGCCGCTGCGCGTCGTGGAAGAGCGACTCCGTGTCGGAGGCGGCGATGTAGAGCGGCGGGAAGCCGGTGAAGTCGGCGTAGAGCGGGTTCACCAGCGGGTCGGTGGGCGACGCCCCGCCCGAGAGGTACCGGTCGATGTTGCCCTGCAGGCCCTCGCGGGCGATGAGGAAGTCGGTGTCGTCGTTCGTCTCGATGGTCACGCCCGAGTTCTCCATGTCGACCCAGGGCGAGACGGTGATGACGGCCCCGGGCAGCGGCCGCCCCTGGTCGCGCAGGCGGAGCGTCGTGGCGATGGCGATCGAGGCGCCGGCGCTGTCGCCGACGAACGCGATGTCGTTGGGCGCGACCCCCGACTCGAGCAGCGCGTCGAAGACCGCGGTGGTGTCGTCGAGCTGGGCGGGGTACGGATGCTCGGGTGCGAGCCGGAAGTCGAGCACGAAGCCCTTCGCCCCGCACGCCTTCGCGATGTGGCCGGCGAGCTTGCGGTGGCTGGCCGACGAGCCGAGCGCGAAGCCGCCTCCGTGCAGGAACAGCAGGGTCTTCGAGGTGTCGGCGTCGAGCGGCAGCACCTCGATGCCCGGCACGCCGCCGATGCTCGTCGAGCGGTAGGTCACGCCCTCCGGCTCGGTGGTCGCCCGCTGCCAGTCCTCGAACACCCAGCGCATGAGCTGGAGGGACATCTCGGGGTTGGCCTGGAACTCCACCGTCCACTGCGCGTAGATCTCACCCAGCAGGTCGGTCGGCTGATTCGCTGACATGCGTTCTCCTCATCGTCGGGGACGACACCAGGATGAACGCGGCGGCAGGGCGCCCGGAACGCTTGTCTCAAAAAGACGCACCGCCGTCTCAGGGTGACCCGTTCGGCGTCTCGGGCAGCCCGGAGACTTCTTGTCACGCAGCAATGCCGAGCCCCTGCTCAACGACGAGAAATGAGGACAGACCCCCATGTTCACCAAGAAGACACCGCTCATCGCACTCGGTGCGGTGACCCTGCTGGCACTGGCCGGCTGTTCCACCGGATCGCTCTCCTCCGACGGCTCCGACGCCGGTTCGGGCGGTTCCTCCACCGACTCGGCAACCGCATCCGAGGTCACCGTGGGCACCGTCGGCGTGCAGGGCGACATCCAGGACATCTCGAACTTCTGCGGCGACAAGGACCTCACGGTCGCCCTCGCCGACGGCTTCGGCGGCAACTCCTGGCGCAAGATCACCCGCGCCATTTTCGAGGAGGAGGCGGCGAAGTGCCCCAACATCAAGAAGGTCCTGTACACGGATGCGCAGGGTGACACCCAGAAGGCCATCAGCGACATGAACTCGCTGGTCGCGCAGGGCGTCGACGTGATCGTCACCTTCGTCGACGGCGGTGAGGCGCTGCTGCCCACCATCCAGAAGGCGACGGATGCGGGCGTCAAGGTGGTGCCCTTCGTCGGCTCCCCCGGTGGCACCCCCGGCACCGACTACGTCGACTTCGTGTCGGAGGACATCAACACCTACGGCAAGAACCTCGCGGCCTGGACCATCGAGAAGATGGGCGGCAAGGGCAACCTGGTCATGCTCGGCGGCATCGCCGGCAACTCCTACTCCCAGGCCGTCTACGACGGCGTGCTGGAGGCCGTGAAGGAGAACCCCGACATCACGCTCCTGAACGAGGACGGCCCGGTCTCGACCGACTGGGAGCCCGGCAAGACCCAGCAGGTGGTCGCCGGCCTCATCACGAAGTACGGCGACATCGACGGCATCGTCGCCGACTACGGCGGAGGCTCCGTCGGCGGCATCCGCGCCTTCGAGGCCGCGGGCAAGCCCCTGCCGGTGTGGTCGGCCAACGACTCGAACGAGTTCGCCTGCCTCTGGTACCAGTACAAGGACTCGCAGCCGACCTACCAGGTCGCCACGGAGTCGAGCCGCAACTGGGTCGTCACCGCAGCGCTGCACAAGGGTCTCGCCGCCGCGAACGGCCTGCCGAACGACGAGCCGTCGACCTACAACCTCGAGATCATCGAAGACTCGACCGACCCGGCCAAGCAGCCCAAGTGCGAGGCCGACCTGCCGCCGGACGCCATCCTCTCCTCCGGTCTCAGCGTCGACTCGCTGAAGAAGCTCTTCCAGTAGCGGCAGCGCCGTTCCGCATCCGTTCGCCAGCTGCGATCCACACGACAAGCAAGGAGTCACCATGAACCGCCTCGAGGGCAAAGTCGCCATCGTCACCGGAGCCGGCCGGGGCATCGGCCGCTCCATCGCCGAGAGCTTCGCCGAGGAGGGGGCGACGGTCATCGCGACCGGTCGTGCCGCATCCGACACCTCCTTCCCCGAGGGGGTCGAGTACCACCAGCTCGACGTCTCCCGCGAGGAGGACTGGCAGCGGGTCGTCGCCGACGTCATCGCCGCGCACGGGCACGTCGACGTGCTCGCGAACAACGCCGGCATCATCGCCTACGAGACCCTCCACGACCTCACCGTCGACGACTGGAACACGGTGGTGGCCGTGAACCAGACCGGCACCTGGCTCGGGATGCGGGAGGTGGTGCCGCACATGATCGCGCAGGGCGGCGGCTCCATCATCAACATCTCGTCGATCTGGGGCTCGGTGGCGGTGTCGGGGGCTCACGCCTACCACGCCACCAAGGGTGCGGTGAGGAACATGTCGAAGAGCGCGGCCATCACCTACGCGAAGGAGAACGTGCGGGTGAACTCGGTGCATCCAGGGTTCATCGAGACGCCGCTCACCGACGCGCAGGCGCCGGAGATCAACGACTACGTGGTCTCGATGACCCCGATGGGCCGCGCCGGGAAGCCGAGGGAGATCGCCAACGGCATCGTCTTCCTCGCCTCCGACGAGGCCAGCTTCGTCACCGGCTCGGAGCTGGTCATCGATGGAGGGTACCTGGCGCAATGACCGGACCGCAGACGCCGCAGATCGATGGAGGGGCTGCGCCTACAACAGCTGGCGCAATGACCGGACCGCAGACGCCGCAGATCGATGGAGGGGCTGCGCCTACAACAGCTGGCGCAATGACTGTCTACGACGCGATCGCGCCCGACGCCTCCCCGGCGCCGGCTGCGGGCACAGGCCAGTCGGCCCCGGCTTCGGCCGGGGTCGGCGGGCCCGTGCTCGAGCTGCAGGGCATCGTCAAGACCTTCCCGGGCGTGCGGGCCCTCACCGACGTCACCCTCGAGGTGCTCGCCGGTGAGGTGCACGCCCTCGTGGGCGAGAACGGTGCCGGCAAGTCGACCCTCATGGCGGTCGCCTCCGGCGCCCTCGCCCCCGACTCCGGCACCGTCACGATCGCAGGGACCGAGCTCGCGAGCGCGTCGCCCGACGCCGCCCGCGAGCTCGGCCTCGGCATCGTGCGCCAAGACCCGGCACTGCTTCCCGACCTCACCGTCGCCGAGAACATGGCCGTGGGGG contains the following coding sequences:
- a CDS encoding alpha/beta hydrolase; translation: MSANQPTDLLGEIYAQWTVEFQANPEMSLQLMRWVFEDWQRATTEPEGVTYRSTSIGGVPGIEVLPLDADTSKTLLFLHGGGFALGSSASHRKLAGHIAKACGAKGFVLDFRLAPEHPYPAQLDDTTAVFDALLESGVAPNDIAFVGDSAGASIAIATTLRLRDQGRPLPGAVITVSPWVDMENSGVTIETNDDTDFLIAREGLQGNIDRYLSGGASPTDPLVNPLYADFTGFPPLYIAASDTESLFHDAQRLDARARAAGVDVTFDIGEGQQHVYPLQAGNHTPADESIEAIAAWYRAH
- a CDS encoding ABC transporter substrate-binding protein translates to MFTKKTPLIALGAVTLLALAGCSTGSLSSDGSDAGSGGSSTDSATASEVTVGTVGVQGDIQDISNFCGDKDLTVALADGFGGNSWRKITRAIFEEEAAKCPNIKKVLYTDAQGDTQKAISDMNSLVAQGVDVIVTFVDGGEALLPTIQKATDAGVKVVPFVGSPGGTPGTDYVDFVSEDINTYGKNLAAWTIEKMGGKGNLVMLGGIAGNSYSQAVYDGVLEAVKENPDITLLNEDGPVSTDWEPGKTQQVVAGLITKYGDIDGIVADYGGGSVGGIRAFEAAGKPLPVWSANDSNEFACLWYQYKDSQPTYQVATESSRNWVVTAALHKGLAAANGLPNDEPSTYNLEIIEDSTDPAKQPKCEADLPPDAILSSGLSVDSLKKLFQ
- a CDS encoding SDR family NAD(P)-dependent oxidoreductase; protein product: MNRLEGKVAIVTGAGRGIGRSIAESFAEEGATVIATGRAASDTSFPEGVEYHQLDVSREEDWQRVVADVIAAHGHVDVLANNAGIIAYETLHDLTVDDWNTVVAVNQTGTWLGMREVVPHMIAQGGGSIINISSIWGSVAVSGAHAYHATKGAVRNMSKSAAITYAKENVRVNSVHPGFIETPLTDAQAPEINDYVVSMTPMGRAGKPREIANGIVFLASDEASFVTGSELVIDGGYLAQ